A DNA window from Helianthus annuus cultivar XRQ/B chromosome 15, HanXRQr2.0-SUNRISE, whole genome shotgun sequence contains the following coding sequences:
- the LOC110909643 gene encoding auxin-responsive protein SAUR21 gives MGICRMNSLVANLKQMIKLNNKHQPDVPKGHLAVYVGEIQKKRFVVPLSYLDQPLFQDLLRRSEEEYDFNYPMGGLTIPCQEEAFIKLTARLPNS, from the coding sequence ATGGGTATTTGCCGAATGAATTCATTGGTTGCTAACTTGAAACAAATGATCAAACTAAACAACAAACACCAACCAGATGTCCCCAAAGGACATCTGGCGGTGTACGTTGGAGAAATCCAAAAGAAGCGGTTTGTTGTGCCTTTATCTTACTTGGACCAACCATTGTTCCAAGATTTGCTACGTAGGTCTGAAGAAGAATATGATTTCAATTATCCAATGGGTGGACTTACCATTCCCTGCCAAGAAGAAGCCTTCATTAAACTTACTGCTCGTTTGCCCAATTCGTAA